A segment of the Sander lucioperca isolate FBNREF2018 chromosome 7, SLUC_FBN_1.2, whole genome shotgun sequence genome:
tttttttttgcttgataGCATCACATTTGTGGCACAATCTACAATAAACTTCCCTTTAGAAGTTTGCGTGGTCACAACCCGACTAAATAGTTAAACACAACATGCAGTTCCCATTTTTCATTTGCTCAACTCTGGATCAACTGTCATTTCACTCTGAAGCTTGCTGAACATGTTAGGTAACAAAAGGGGTAAGTTATGTTTGTGGCTCTGAGCCTATGAAGTGATGCTGTGACACAGACAAAAGGCAATGGTTCCTATTATAGGAGAATAGATTGTGCGTGTTTATATACTGCGGCTTATTGGATCAAGtgtaatctcacacacacacacacactcacacactcacacactctctcacacactcacacactcacacactcacacactcacacactcacacactcacacactcacacactcacacactcacacactcactcacacacacacacacacacacacacacacacacacacacacacacacacacacacacacacacacacacacacacacacacacacacacacacacacacacacacacacacacacacacacacacacacacacacacacacacacacacacacacacacacacacaaatttggTATGTTGAGGTGACACCTTACAGTTTGTCAGAGTCAGACAGGTCACTGTAGGACTGGTTGTCTGAGTCGTCATTAATAGCTAGCCAAACACCAGGCAGGCAGGGAATGAGCTGAGGGCCTTCTTTGTAAAGTCATTTGGATAGTCTTTTGTTATGTGCcagttatcttttttttttttttttagtgcatCTTTCATTCAACTTCCTCCACAAAATGCATCAATTTCCTCATATTAAGTCACTTCTGATGTTAAAGCACACTGTAACATAACGTTTTAAGCCGAAATGTCAAACAATGGAAGATAATAATCACTTCAAAACCATTCCCTGGCACATTTCAGATACGGTAAAAAGATTTCCACCATGACATCATATTTGTATCTGTATGCATTGGTACCACTAAACTCAACTAGTTCCCTGTCTGCCTTGTATCAGCTAGGTAGCCTATGGGGTGTCGTGCCTCATGCTAACTTCCCTGACGCTGCCTGCCAAAGTAAAAGAGAGTTGTACAGTGAGTGGAAGAGACATAGAAGGTACACAAATATGAACTAAAAAGACCAATAAACTCTCTTATCATTTTAGGCAGGAAAGCGAACAATCAAGGAAGTTATTATGAAGATCATGTGACACAGATTTCATGGGCCCAAGCTGGGGGCTTGCTGTCATAGGGAACAGGATTTCTGGCTGTGGATGCAGACTCTTGCAGTTGCTCCTCtccttcatccctctctccccgtTCGGTGGCCGGGCCTCCGCCCACCCATGCAGGAAGCTCCAGACCCGGCTGCGAAGAGAAGGGCTTCTCCAGAACCTTGAGGACTCGCTGGACCTGCAGCACAGAGGGGAAGTGAGAGCTGGTAAACAAAGTGAAAGCGGAAAAAACTGAAGCGGAAGAGAGCAAAAGGGAATCGAGTGTAACTTAAGTGCATTCTAATCTTTGTATCACTACTTTGAAATCTGAATGCAAACATTGAGTTTTGTTTggttacattatacattttgattatttttccaACTCGGGTGCGCAACTAAAACAAAGCGGTGATAAATTGACATTCAGGTGTACGAAAGTGTTAAGTCCTGACCTCAGAGAAATCTCCATTCTCAGCGGCCTCAATTGCATTCTGGGCAATGTAGTTCCGGAGCACCACACGAGGGTTGGTGCCGTCCATCACCGTCACCCTCTCCTCCTGCACGGCCTGCACGTCGCTCTGGCCTTCCATCTCCCGAGACAGACGCTTCCTGCCGCAGTGGTAACACAAAACGCTCAGTCGGAGAGCGGAGCAATGTCAGACTCAACACCCCcatttcctcttctttctctcggTCTGTCCCCTTCATCAGTCACGCTTCCacccatcaccacccacccacaaATCTCTTATCCGGTCCATGCAGTTCTTCCACCCTCTACACTTGTTTCACATGCCAGCTGTTTTTCTTTCCCATCATTTCCTTAACATATCTCTCTCTATCCGCCCATTATTTTTATTCCCCCtaaaaggcccagacacacagagccgacggccaactGTCGGcaaaaaggcagttgggctgatcagtctccccaaattggtcaaaaaagtgcctcggaacacaccaaagcgacgagacgtaatacgtctccataacagcaggcggcgctaatctgtattgtcgcccaaaaatgaaaaccggcagctgattggacgaacgcgtcacgtgggtctggtttctctggaaattcaacaacagactgtcatggcggcttgttcagaatacgatctcatattgtactaaaatagttcaccaaaacgtgtttctgaaaacattttaagcgagaaataggccatgcagttgctgaatctgtcttcatttcagatcgacaaaggtcagtttaaaagattttcgtcagattttgagagactctagtcacgctcattccgctccccgtttccgagttagcactctaccaatcagatgggtcatttgagtccgactgccggcagtgcccgccccgtctattatacatgtcaaatcggccaaaatgaaggacgacggcccctcggacggacgatggcacggaacacaccgaacagactcgagtcactgacctcgccagactgtccaacggccgattatcggctctgtgtgtccgggccttaagtCTCACCTATAGCGTGTGATCCAGCGGCTCCACTCCTCCGCCTGTTGGGTTTTCAGCTCTTCCTGGCTGGTCTCCATCAGGTCTTTCAGTTTGCTGAGTCTCTCTAACTGCCTTGCAATTGTCGTCCGGTCTGAGATCATCTGGAACAGCGCTGGGTTGCTCTGAGCCATAGAGAGCAGCATCGCCAGCTCACTGTCAACAGCAGACAGAAAACACACTgtcatcatctttttttttggcatgTTGGATAAAGCAGAGGACCAGTGCTGCCAGTGCAGGCAATCCAAGTTTTAACtgttgttatatatgttagAGGGAATCTGAGGTAACAagatgaacaaaacaaaaacatgactaGTAGGTTCTGTTCCACTGGCTACAATTTGACTTGCACAAAACAAAGATAAAGTTGTGTTACCCTCATTTCTCTAATCTGATGTTTACATCATACAATGTTCCCTCTATGGCTTCCAAAAAAAGACCAGACATAATTAGCATCCTTCCACATGGTATTGTTGTACACAACAGTATTTTCTCTGGCACTGTTGCAGTTGCAAAACCATGACCGTAGCAGTTTCTTTGATATTACAAATTGACTGTTGCAGATACAAATGAATGCTTATGTTGCTCCGtgtcagctgaaaaaaaaataaaaaaataaaaataaaaaattatatatatatatatatatatatatatatatatatatatatatatatatatatatatatatatatatatatatatatatatatatatatattagtgctgtcagttaaacgcgttattaacagcgctaacgcaaacccattttaatggcgtcaatttttttatcgcgagattaacgttctttttggcctagcaaactttgtagtttttttttttaacatgctgttgcaacaactagtaacgttagaaaaactacaacaccacaccggatctagctagaccggaaacaaaacaacaggcagaccatgcgcacacacttgtttgggcttgcgagccggccaaagagtagtagccTAACATCaagttttgagtggatggcgagcgcgagacgccgaaatggatgctaataagattctgaatggaaagtttacttttaaaaagttgccaaatggttccattgacaagaccaaactgatctgtgtgttttatcGTTTcaaactgagctatcatcgcagcatgtccagtctgaaataccacttgatgcaCACAGCTGACGCGAGTTGCGAGTTAATTATgtcattaatgcgattaatcgcgattaaatattttaatcgtttgacagcactaaaatatatatatacacatatatatatacacacatatacatacatatatatacatatatatatacacatatacacacatatacatacatatatatacatatatacatatacatatatatatatacatacacatatatacatacacacatatatatatacacacacatacatacatacatatatatacatatatatatatacatatatatacatacacacatatatacatacacacacatatatatatatatatatatatatatatatatatatatatatatatatatatacacatatacacatatatacatatatatatacacacatatatatacatatatacacatatacatatacacacatatatatatatatatatatatatatatatatatatatatatatatatatatatatatatatatatatatatatatatatatatatatatatatatatatatatatatatacacacacacacacacacatatatatatatatatatatacacatatatatacatatatatacacatatatatatatatacatatatatacatacacacatatacacacacacatatatatatacacacatatatatatatatatatatatatatatatatatatatacacacacacacacatatatatatatatatacacacacacacatatacatatatacatatacatacatatatatacatatacatatacatacatatatacacacacacacacacacatatacatatatatattatatatatatatatatatatatatatatatataatacacatacatatatatatatatatatattatatatatattatatatatatatatattatatatatatgtatacacacacacacatatatatatatatatatatatatatatatatatatatatatatatatatatatatacatataataatttatattatattattaaaattaataatataaattaaaattgtTTGCTAACACTTTCTCCATAATAACTTTAAACTGTGATATGTCAGTTTTggcaatgttgtgtttacattttCTGCTGCACTGAACTAACTAAAAAATCAAGACTCTTTATAACTCTCAAACTGATGCACTGTGGGTCATCGATTTTCACATACACATAACATGTACACAAGACCAATAATGTAAAGCCCCACTAGTGGCACCTGGAGGCTGCAATGTGCATCACACCAAACAAAAGTTTGGGACAGTTGGAACATTTAACTAATCATTTTGCTTTTCTTATAATTTTAcgtgaaagaggcaaaataAATCCCAATTTAGTCCTAAGGGTGGTGCTAAAAGACAGGCCATGAGCACATAACATGTTCTGGGGAGCGTGAATGTGCTCAATTATATAATGGCAATCTTACTTCTTTTCTTCATCAAGGTCCAGGGTGTCACCAAAAATATTCTGATTCATCTAGTGGCAACCATGAATATCCACAGCAAAATATGGATTAGGTTTCTGCTGCATTAACCATTTTGTTCCCAAACACTCACCGTAAAAAAACAGAACTGGCTTTCATTTACATTTCCTTTCTGTGATGTAtgaaatacacaaaacacaatggGTTTGTGAAATATGCAGCATGCATGGCTAGCTCACCGTGGATCCATAGTGGGTTTGTTGGCAGCCTTGAGCTCCTCTGAGGAGGCACACTGCTCCAGCAGGAGGTCTGTGGCTTTCTTGACAAGCTCCTCTTCTCCCTCACTTTCTCCCTCAGTGGGACAGGAAATCTGACTCAAGCTACGGAAGGTGTTGGTGAAGTCAGCACCTGCAGCAGGGGAACAGAAAAGGTTAGCAGCATCGTGGCTGGTATTTACTGGTGCAAGGTTggtgcactctgtgtgtgtgtgtgtgtgtgtgtgtgtgtgtgtgtgtgtgtgtgtgtgtgtgtgtgtcaaaatgTGGTCCTGGAGACACCAAGTGTGGCAGGAACTACTACTGAGGTTTTGAGCACTTTTCGCATGGTCTGGTCTGCGGCTAGATTTTGTCACCGTGATAGCGTCGCAAGCGTGCAACATACAGACAGTAAACTTTACAGGCGTGTAGTTGACATTAAAAGGAAGGCCACGTTTAAAAAATGGGTGTGGTCCAAGCAAGGGAGTCAGAAGTAGGGGGGTAGAAAGTAGGGAAGGAGCCCCCTCAATGTATGACCCTGGCCTGATTTGGCATTGCAGCTGGTGTGATCCTATCGCAagatggtctctagttatttaaatatgttttgtgttttatatgCGGTACTGTATGTATGGATTGCTCCCTCAAACTCTTTGCCTCTCACGAGATGAAATGCTCTCTCATCAGACTCTATTCCTAGGCAATATATCCTGCTCCCCCACCTGTGTTGTGCATGgtctgcagcagctccgtgaTCAGGATCTCGTCCTCGGGCTCGTCCTTCTTCAATAGGCCTAGCTTCTTCCTCATGTTCTCTAGGTAGAAGCCATTATACAGGTCCAGGTACTCGTCCATAACGGCCTCAGCCCGGTCGGGGGGCAGCTCTGGAGCAAGAGCCTCCGCCAGCTTCACCAGGTTCCACCTGCAGATAGCTGGCTGGGCCTGGTAGGAGTACCGGCCGGAGTTGTCGGAGGCATTGCAAATGAAATCTGGGTCAAACCTGAAAGGGATGAGGAAAGTTGATTTTCTATCATCTGATGAGTGATGGAGACTTCAAACCAACAACAACAGATGTATTATGATTACTGTTTCACTATCATTGCAACAGACTCCTgtacgatgatgatgatgaggctgctgcagtagggctgctcgattatgaaaaaaaacataatcacgattattttggtcaacaTTGAAATCCCGAttacacgattactcattgcatttattgaacttgaaaaaaagtgaaacagaTCAACAGTGAAAACCCCTAGagctgtgaaatttcccttaatacttttgcCGTTTGaacattcagaacacaagataAAATAAGAGTTTAGCTGCTAAACTTtatgtgcaaaataatagtttatgagccaaaatcataatcacgattacaattttgattaattgcacagccctatgcTGCAGCAAAAGAAAGCTCTTTTGACTCAAATATTAAATAACCATAAACCATACAGGACCAACAGAATGACTGCAGGATCAACTCAGACCAACTGGCCAAAAACACTCTGCAAATGTCTAACCTGTCCATAAAGCCGTATGGACCATAGTCCAGCGTGAGTCCCAGGATGCTCATGTTGTCTGTGTTCAGGACTCCGTGGCAGAAACCTACACACTGCCACAGAGCCACCAGTCGAGCCGTGCGCAGCATCACCTACAAACAGGGAGAAGACGGTAATCTAACATTAGAGGGTTGTACTGTATTTCCAAAAATATCTGCAATTTCTTACTAATTAGAtgaggaaaatgtcaaaaagtatCTATCCAGAGTTTAATGCCTAATCTCATATTGAGCATGTCACAGTGACTCAGCACAAGTCCCTGAACCATCCACAGCAGCTTAACAGGATAAGAGGATCCAAATGTTCTTGGCTTCAAACTGTAAGGTCAGGTCTTGAATTGGCTACTTACTTTGAGTAAACCTAGGAAAACATATTAGCCCTATATTCATTACCCAAGTGCAATTTCACTGGCTCAAATTTGTATGTGTACATTTACATGGGAGAGAGTGAGCCCTGACCTCTTTGAAGAAAGCCACGTTCCTCTCCACCCTATCTGGGTGATTCTGCTGGATCTCAGGGTAAAACATCTCAATGACATAATCCATCATCTGACCTCGGATCTCATCACGTCCGTAGCTGGGACCCTGGCGGCCTGTGTGCTCGTCGGCGCGCTTGAAGATCTCAAAGGATCCAAACCTGCTCAGAGAGCGCAGAACTAAGACAAACAACTCTTGCGTTTGCCTCTCGAGAAGCTCAGACACCCACCGTAGATGGACGGGGGGACAACGTGTGCACTGACTCACCTGAGGAAGGTGGGAGCAATTCGGACGACCACAGAGCACCTCTCATGGCGAGGGTTCCCGCTGTAGTACACATCTCGTACTACCCTGCTGTCCGAGGTCACCACGGAGCCTGCTCTGGTGGTGGGAACACCCAGGAAGAACATCACCTCGCTGCACAGGAACTCTCTTATACTGGAGCGCAGGACCTTGCGCCCATCAGCTGTTCTATGGAGGACAGACTAGATAGATCGTCACAAAGAAAAAGGTACATTTTTCTGATTATCCAGATAGTTATGCTGGACAACCCACATCTAAACTGTGTAACAGTCCCTCTACTCATCTGACACTTTTCAACCACATCTGCTCTTTTAAATGATCTGTATAGCTTACATGGTGGGAACAAGGCAAATAATAGATCAgctagaacagctagaacagtctggtaagttcagaaaagtacatcactttactgtaatgcagcctgtaaaaccagtaaaagacaacacttatgttatatcacgatatccaaaatctaagacgatatctagtccgatatcacgatattgatataatattgatatattgcccagccctagttttttttttttttttttcatacaaagAGTTTAGGCAAAATAATATTGCTAACACAATCTGactcaaaaaaacaacaacccccGGTACCTGGAAAAAGGAGTCAATCCAGCTCCTTTCACCTGAATCTCCCACCGGCCGCTCGGGTTTTCCCGCAGCAGTTTGGGATCTTGGCCGGGTGGCACCTTCACCTCCCCCAAGTAACAGGCTGCCCCGTCGCCCAGCTGCCCGGCGAACTGGCCGAACTGGTGGCCGCAGTAGCAGTGAGCTGCGGGCTCGGATCCGGGCATGACTTTGGATCCGCTAAGATACTCTGGCCCGAGCGGATCGTTCATGACTTCCTCTCCGTTGAGCCCCAGCAGCGCCAGGGCTTCGTGTGACACAGCCACGAACCGAGGCTTGGTCAGCGGCTGCGGCTTCACCAGAGAGAAACACGCTCCTTTCACCTGTCGCACCCCGGGTTCCTCGGACGAGTCCAGGGGAAGTTTCTTGAGGGCGACGTTGTCGAAGTCGAGCCGCTCCAGCGGGGAACGACTCATCGCCAGACCCATGTCAGCCATCCCGACCGTACCGAGGAGTCTGAATGCGGACACACAGGGGATAAAGATGCGTGACTGTCCCAGCCGAGGTCCTAAATAAGCCATCCAAACAGGGCCATCTGGCTATTTACACTGGCGCAGATACACTGTAGTCACTAGTCATGCTTTCATAATCCTGCAAACTACAGCGGATGTTTGCGAGACAGACTGTGTTACATCATTAATTGTCCGGAAACACGCAGTAAAGTAGGAACTATTTCGGCAGAAACTAAAATCAATGTCAAAGTAATTTAAAAAGGTTGAGATAATAACGTTATCGTCATTATTTGAATCCAAAATATACAGCTAAAGTTACATACattatttgaataaaacaaaatgaccGCAGTCTAGTCCATAGGAAACTGTTGCATTAAAATCTTAGCAGCTAATGTAATGCAACAGGGTTGAGCAAAAAGAAGCAACATTTTTGAGGCAAATAGTTTACATTTACTTAAAATCTTTTAATAATTCATTACAGAAGTATAGATTTTATGTTTAGTTTGTTAACAATGATGCCACACAAGGGTATGGTGGAAACACATCTTACAGCAAATACAGGCATTCATAGTTTTCACTTGGCAATTCTTAAACACAAAATGGGAAATCAAACCTTTGGAAATGATGCTGGattgagacagacacacaatgttaaagtttgactgtattcTACTGCTGAGGGACTGAGAGGTGTGACTACATCTGTTCCCAATATCATTGCCTCTTACTGAAGCAAGACAACTGATGACTGTGTGGATGACTTGCAAGTggttgaattatgtttttaaataataagtCCCATATTAGTTCATTGGACCATTTCGAAAATTAAAGAGAGCAAATTAACTCCTTTCATATCTCTTATTAATGCACTATAATCTAATAATTCCAGTACTGCACaacaaaaaacacttaaaattaAGATTGTAAATACCTGGAATTTGATGGTTGGTTTATGGCCTTGCAACCATGTAAACACATTGTTGTGGCTGTTGAATTTATTGTGACATTTCCCTCATAACAAAGCTCCAGGGATGTCATCttgccatttctttttttttttaacatatgcAATAAGATGCTCTGTACGATGGATACATGTCAGTGGTGGTAACATAAAGCCTCAGCAGAGGATGCAATCTGAGGGTCAAAGGCAGCAGTGATAGCAGTGTAAGGCTTTAGCTCCCAACTCTGACCAATCTAAACGGTCAGTTTCTTTCATAGTAGTCAAAACAAGTCCGTAACAGATTTCCATTGATGGGAATTCCACTGAGAAATCATTACAGTCAAGTTCAATAATGAATTTGAGAGAAacaatcaaatttttttttcttcatctaaATCCCATTTTACAATCAGACTGGCAAGTGATAATGCATATATCATAAAAGTACCAACAGCTGGTGCGCTGAACGGCAATGTTTCCGTGCGGAGGTTTTTAGAGATGTCTTTCTGTACAAGATGCATATTTTTGTGTCAAGTATGAATCCTTACTCACAGATGCAGCAATTTATAGCCAATATGTGAGGGTGCCTCATATTGGAGGTACAATCAAAGATAAATGCATTGCTCATCCTGAGGCACATTTAATCCCGTCCTGATGTATGACTGACCATAAAATGAAGTGGGTGAAGGGGCCATTTCAACTGAAGCCAAGACAACACAAACTAGACGGTCTATTTTTAGGGCAACACTATTTTATAAAACAGGCCTATCATATAATTATAGAAAGAGCGATTATTAGAAAAACTGCATGGACCATTTGGTTGTAGTATACGTAAGATGGATATAACACATTTTTGCCATTCCATTTAGTTTACCATTAGCCCTTACTACTGCAATATGAGGCACTTGTCTGTTGATGTGGGCAGGGCCGTACACATGGGAAATAATTGTGTCTTTGTGAGTTTTCAAGAATATGCATTTCAAATAGAAGATCAAGAATTAGGAAAATGGTGGTCAGCCTTCCAATTCAGACATTTCTGACATTTACCTCACACCACGAGGATCACTCCATGCACCAAGATTATTCCTAGATTATATTTATGATTAAGGAGTATTGATAGTATACTCATATTTCCCTTACATAGGCTGCATGTACAGTACAAGACTCTCTTATAAAGTGCTGGACTTTAAATGGGCCAATTACCTAAAATGCTGGCtggcaccaaaaaaaaaaaaagagaggaaggaaTAAGGGGGCACGTGACTGGAGAGGATTCCAATGATACTTGTCAAATAAGAAAACTGTCATTTAAAGCAATGGTGGGGGTAAGTCGATTCAAAAGGAATTATTGGCATTTGTTAACTTtacaaaatacataatttgCACAAAATATGAAAGAAAACGAAGAGTACTGTCGTGGATTCTTTGGCAGTACGGCCCTGCTGCGTCTACAGGGACATCAATACGAGGTGGGAGGCTCTTAACCCCCTGGGGTCCTTGTTAGTTCATAGTGTGGGCTGGTGAAACCTTTTCTCCAGCGTCACTCCCTGTTTTTAAGGCCATTGGTGAAAAATGCATTGTTTTAATCGATCAAAGGTCGCGTCCCTGTTGGCTTAGAGCAGGGGCTGGCCGCAGAGTCTCCAGTAAAGATTGGACTGCAGGTAAAGATAGCAGGGTTCTACCTAAACTCCCTCCAGCTCGGTAGCAGGCGTATCCCAGCATTCCCATCATGACACCCTTTAGGACGGTGCGCAACACCCAGCCAAAACGTGAGGGAGGCGCAACACTgaggaagagacagacagacactattGAGCAGCTGTGGAATTGTTAAGCCACAGTTACAGTATGTTTCTATTACTGACCATCTGTAATGTATAAAACTTACCTCATGATTTCACTTATGTTGAGCTGCTTCTCCCAGTTTCTTTCTATGCCAGGGACATGACCCATCCCTACAACTCCCACTACCACAGCAGGCActtctatatatttatatttaaaaaaaaaaaaaaagaaaagaaaagagtaaaacattttctgttgCATAAACAATCAACACTTATTATATTTCTATCACTATGTAAGAAACCACAGGTTTCCTCTTGACTGAAAAAGTATGTCATGAATGTTTGCATTCTTCCCTTTTTCACAATGCATAAATTATCCAGACCAAACGCGCTGCTGAACATGGACAATATGACTCACAGAGCATGAACTCCAGTGGTCTCACCATGGATGCAAAATTTGCTTTTAAGCTCAGTGAAAATGTCCCACTCTTTCTGTGAAATTAAGTTAAAAATGTCACCCCGTTTTTTTACACAATATGACTCAGCATTTCCATCAACAGCCTCTGTTGCACTGAAACCACATTGTCATTACTGGTCGGTTAATTACGCAACAATTTTATAACcaatttaaaaaatttaaaaagtacaattcTAACAATTGTAATGTTTAATTCTTATGAGCAATGTTGagcaaaacaactaaatgaatTGACAAAGCAGAATTTTATGATGTGAATGAAACTATATGCATGCATCAAGCCATACTTATGAAGAACATAGAGTACTTGTCAAGGAGGAAAACAACGGAGTATTGAGCTACAAATCTACAACTAAGAACGATGGGATCGCTAGCTTATTGAACAGTATAATACGCACTCTGGGCATTACGGGGGGCCTCCACACAGCGTGTAGCCTGGCGGAGCGTGTGCGTGAGGTAGATGTCTCTTTCAGCCACGATGGTCTGGTGAAGAGCAGGAAACTCGCCGATCATCTCGGACATGGTTTGCTCCAGCAGGTCCTTCTGTTTGCACTTCTCTACGTCCTCTTTACTAAAAACATGAAACACAGTCCAACACAAACGCTGGTGGTCAACATAGGAAGTGGAAGACATTTTTGGTTTGCTGTTCACACAGTATTTTGGTGATG
Coding sequences within it:
- the selenoo1 gene encoding selenoprotein O1, which translates into the protein MAYLGPRLGQSRIFIPCVSAFRLLGTVGMADMGLAMSRSPLERLDFDNVALKKLPLDSSEEPGVRQVKGACFSLVKPQPLTKPRFVAVSHEALALLGLNGEEVMNDPLGPEYLSGSKVMPGSEPAAHCYCGHQFGQFAGQLGDGAACYLGEVKVPPGQDPKLLRENPSGRWEIQVKGAGLTPFSRTADGRKVLRSSIREFLCSEVMFFLGVPTTRAGSVVTSDSRVVRDVYYSGNPRHERCSVVVRIAPTFLRFGSFEIFKRADEHTGRQGPSYGRDEIRGQMMDYVIEMFYPEIQQNHPDRVERNVAFFKEVMLRTARLVALWQCVGFCHGVLNTDNMSILGLTLDYGPYGFMDRFDPDFICNASDNSGRYSYQAQPAICRWNLVKLAEALAPELPPDRAEAVMDEYLDLYNGFYLENMRKKLGLLKKDEPEDEILITELLQTMHNTGADFTNTFRSLSQISCPTEGESEGEEELVKKATDLLLEQCASSEELKAANKPTMDPRELAMLLSMAQSNPALFQMISDRTTIARQLERLSKLKDLMETSQEELKTQQAEEWSRWITRYRKRLSREMEGQSDVQAVQEERVTVMDGTNPRVVLRNYIAQNAIEAAENGDFSEVQRVLKVLEKPFSSQPGLELPAWVGGGPATERGERDEGEEQLQESASTARNPVPYDSKPPAWAHEICVTUSS